The DNA region ATCATCACGAACGCGACCAGCGGGACCAGCGAGATGAGCGCGAGGTAGATCGCGCCCGGCAGCGTGATGCGGGAGAGGACGTAGGACAGATAGTCCTGGGTCGGCTTGCCCGCCCGGATCCCGGGGATGAAGCCGCCGTACTTCTTCATGTTGTCCGCCACCTCTTCAGGGTTGAAGGTGATCGAGACGTAGAAGTAGGTGAAGAAGATGATGAGGCCGACGTACATCGCCATGTGCACCGGGTTGCCCTGGTCGACCAGGTACTTGTCGACCCAGCCGACCCAGCCGGCGCCGCTGTTCTGGTTGAACTGCACCGCCATCGCCGGCAGGTAGAGCAGCGACGAGGCGAAGATGACCGGGATGATGCCGGCCTGGTTCACCTTCAGCGGGATGTAGGTCGAGCTGCCGCCGAACATCTTGCGGCCGACCATCCGGCGGGCGTACTGCACCGGGATGCGGCGCTGCGCCTGCTCGATGAAGATGACCGCGGCCACGATGACCAGGCCGATCGCGATGACCACCGAGAAGACCCACCAGCCCTGCTGCTTGCCGACCTGCCACAGCGCGGTCGGGAAGGTCGCGACGACCTGGCAGAAGATCAGGATCGACATGCCGTTGCCGACGCCGCGCTCGGTGATCAGCTCGCCCAGCCACATGATCACCGCGGTGCCGGCGGTCATCGTGATCACCATGACCAGGAACGTCTTCGTGCCGTCGCTGTGCAGCAGCGGGTCGGGACAGCCCTGGAGCAGGTCGCCGGAACGGGCCAGCGCGACGATGCCGGTCGCCTGGAGCACGGCGAGGCCGAGGGTCAGGTAACGGGTGTACTGGGTGATCTTGGTCTGGCCGGCCTGACCCTCCTTCTTGAGGGCCTCCAACCGCGGGATCACGACCACGAGCAACTGCAGGATGATGCTCGCGGTGATGTACGGCATGATGCCGAGCGCGAAGATCGTCAGCTGGAGCAGGGCGCCGCCGGAGAAGAGGTTCACCAGACTGTAGAGCCCGGCGTTGTCGCCCTCCTGGGCGATCTGGATGCACCTCTCGACGTTGGCCACGTCCACACCCGGGGCCGGGATCTGCGAACCGGCCCGGAAGATCACGATGATCAACAGGACGAACAACAGCTTGCGCCGCAGGTCCGGTGTCCGGAATGCGTTCACGAACGCGCTGAGCACTCGGGTCCTCTTTCTACTCCTGGCTGCCGCGGGCACATGCCGTGGAACCGGTCATCGGGTGACCACTGTTCCGGGGTGCGAGCGGCCGCGGGGAAGCCTAACAGGCAGGGGGTCGGCCTACCGTCACGAGTCCGGCGCAGGGGCGCCGAGCTCGGGGTGCGCCGGAAAGGCGCACCGGATCCGCGAAGGGCGCGGCAGTCGGCTTCACACCTTACTGCCGCGCCCTCCACAACGGGTCACAGAACCGTGACGGTCCCGCCGGCGCCCTCGATCTTCTCCTTGGCGGAGTTGGAGAACGCGTTCGCGCTCACCGACACCTTCACGGTCAGGTCGCCCTGGCCGAGCACCTTGACGGGCTCGCCCTTGCGCACCGCACCGCGGGCCACCAGGGTCTCCGGGGTGACGTCGCCACCCTCGGGGAACAGCTCGCTGATCCGGTCGAGGTTGACGACCTGGAAGGTCACCTTGAACGGGTTCTTGAAGCCCTTGAGCTTGGGCAGACGCATGTGCAGCGGCATCTGGCCACCCTCGAACGCAACCGGAACCTGGTTGCGAGCCTTGGTGCCCTTGGTACCGCGGCCAGCGGTCTTGCCCTTCGAGGCCTCACCGCGACCGACGCGCGTCTTGGCCTTCTTCGCACCCTCCGCCGGGCGGAGGTGATGGAGCTTGAGAGTCATGGTCACTCGCCTCCGACAACCTCGACCGTCACCAGGTGACGGACGGTCTGGACCATGCCCCGGATCTCGGGACGGTCCTCCTTGATCACGACATCGCCGATCCGCTTGAGGCCCAGCGTGCGCAGGGTCTCGCGCTGGTTGGCCTTGCAGCCGATCGTCGACTTCTTCTGCTGCACCTTCAGCTGCGCCATCAGACGTTCACCTCGGTCTTCGCAGCGGCAGCCTCGGCCTCGCCCTCGGCCTTCGCCTTGAGCAGCGCCGCCGGAGCGACGTCCTCGACCGGCAGGCCGCGACGGGCAGCGACAGCCTCGGGCTGCTCGAGCATCCGCAGTGCCTCGACGGTGGCGTGGACGATGTTGATCTGGTTCGACGAACCGAGCGACTTGCTCAGGACGTCGTGGATGCCGGCGCACTCGAGCACCGCGCGCACCGGGCCACCGGCGATCACACCGGTACCGGGGGCGGCGGGGCGCAGGAACACCACGCCGGCAGCCTTCTCACCCTGGACCGGGTGCGGGATGGTGCCCTGGATCCGGGGAACGCGGAAGAAGTTCTTCTTCGCCTCCTCGACACCCTTGGCGATCGCCGCGGGCACCTCCTTGGCCTTGCCGTAGCCGACGCCGACCAGGCCGTCACCGTCACCGACGACGACGAGGGCGGTGAAGCTGAAGCGACGTCCACCCTTCACGACCTTGGCCACACGGTTGATCGCGACGACGCGCTCGACGTACTGGTTCTTGTCGGCGCCGCCGCGGCGGTCGTCACGGCCGCCTCGGCGGTCGCCGCCCGAACGCTGTCCGCGCTGGGGTCCGCTCATGAGTATGTCTCCCTTGTCTTTCTCGCGGTCAGAAGCTCAGGCCGCCCTCGCGGGCGCCATCAGCAAGGGCCGCGATGCGACCGTGGTACTTGTTGCCGGCACGGTCGAAGACGACCGCGTCGATCCCGGCGTCCTTGGCACGGGCGGCGACGAGCTCGCCGACCTTCTTGGCCTTCGCGGTCTTGTCGCCGTCGAGCGACCGCAGGTCGCCCTCCATGGTCGACGCGGACGCGAGGGTCTTGCCGACGAGGTCGTCGACGACCTGGACGGTGATGTGCTTGGTGGAACGGGTGACCACCAGGCGGGGCTTCTCGGCGGTGCCGGAGATCTTCTTGCGACCACGGATCTGGCGGCGCAGGCGCGAGGAGGCGCGAGCGGACAGGTTCCGCTGGTGCTTGAGGGTGATCGCCATGGTCACTTACCAGCCTTTCCGACCTTGCGACGGATGTGCTCGCCGGCGTACCGGACGCCCTTGCCCTTGTACGGCTCGGGCTTGCGGAGCTTGCGGATGTTGGCGGCGACCTCGCCGACCAGCTGCTTGTCGATGCCCTGGACGCCCAGCTTGGTGGGGCCCTCGACGGCGAACGTGATGCCGTCGGGCGCGTCGAAGATGATCGAGTGCGAGTAGCCGAGCTGGAACTCGAGCTGGGTCGGCCCCTTGGAGAGGACGCGGTAACCGACGCCCACGATCTCGAGCTTCTTCTCGTAGCCCTCGGTGACACCGACGACCATGTTGTTGATGAGCGTCCGGGAGAGGCCGTGGAGGGCCTTGCTCTCGCGGTGGTCGTCGGGACGCTGGACGTCGAGGACGCCGTCACCCTTCTCCACCGTGATCGGAGCGGCCACGGTGTGCGTGAGGCTGCCCTTGGGGCCCTTCACGGTCACGACCGCACCGTCGATCTGGACGTCGACTCCGGCCGGGACCGGAACCGGGAGCTTGCCAATGCGCGACATTGTTCTGCTTCCTTCTTCCTGGTCCTCGTCACCAGACGTAGGCGAGGACTTCCCCACCCACGCCCTTCTGGTTGGCCTGACGGTCGGTCAGCAGACCCTGGCTGGTCGAGATGATCGCCACGCCCAGGCCGCCGAGGACCTTCGGCAGGCCGGTGTGCTTGGCGTACACCCGCAGGCCCGGCTTGCTGATCCGGCGGACGCCCGCGATGGAGCGCTCCCGGTTGCGGCCGTACTTGAGCGTGATCGTCAGCAACTGGCCGACGCCGTTCTCGTTGTCCGCGACGTCGAAGGAGGTGATGTAACCCTCCTGCTTGAGGATCTCCGCGACGCCCTGCTTCAGCTTGCTGTACGGCATGGTCACCGCGTCGTGGTACGCCTGGTTGGCGTTGCGCAGACGCGTGAGCATGTCTGCGATCGGGTCAGTCATCGTCATGATGTGTTTCCTTCTGCTGTGGTTTCCACCCGCTCACCGGCGGGTGGACCTGCAACTTCGTGTGATGTGGTCAGCTCACCAAGAGGACTTGGTGACGCCGGGAAGCTCGCCGCGGTGCGCCATCTCCCGCAGGCAGATGCGGCACAGGCCGAACTTGCGGTAGACGGCCTTGGGGCGGCCACACCGCTGGCAGCGGGTGTACCCACGCACCGCGAACTTCGGCTTACGCGCGGCCTTGACCTTCAGCGCGGTCTTCGCCATGTCTTCTCTCCCTGCCTTCTCAGCGCTCGGCGAACGGGAATCCGAGCTGCTTGAGCAGCGCGCGACCCTGGTCGTCGTTGGTGGCCGTGGTGACGACGGTGATGTCCATGCCGCGGCTTCGGTCGATCTTGTCCTGGTCGATCTCGTGGAACATGACCTGCTCGGTGAGACCGAACGTGTAGTTGCCACGCCCGTCGAACTGCTTGGGCGAGAGACCGCGGAAGTCACGGATGCGCGGGAGGGCGAGCGACAGCAGCCGGTCGAGGAACTCCCACATCCGGTCGCCGCGCAGCGTCACGTGCGCGCCGATCGGCATGCCCTCGCGCAGCTTGAACTGCGCGATCGACTTGCGGGCCTTGGTCACGGCCGGCTTCTGACCGGTGATCGCGGTGAGGTCGCGGATCGCGCCCTCGATCAGCTTGGAGTCGCGAGCGGCCTCGCCGACGCCCATGTTGACCACGATCTTGGTCAGACCGGGGACCTGCATGACGTTGGCGATCTCGAACTCGGACTTCAGCGCCGGGAGGATCTCCTCGCGGTACCGCGTCTTGAGACGGGGGTCACCTTCTCGGGTGCCACGGTGGTCTCGGTCATCCTCAGATCTCCTTACCGGTCTTGCGGGAGATGCGGACGCTACGGCTGGAGCTGTACTCCGAGCCGTCGGGGCGACGCTTGGTCACCTCGACGCGCTTGTAACCCACGCGGGTCACACCGTCACCCTCGACCAGCATCACGTTCGACACGTGGATCGGCGCCTCGGTGGTGATGATGCCGCCGGTGTTGCCGGCCCGACCACCCTGGTCGACGACCTTGGTGTGCTTCTTGATGCGGTTGACGCCCTCGACGACCACCCGCTGCTCCTCGCGGAGCACCTTGATGACCTTGCCCTCGGCGCCCTTGTCCTTGCCCGCGATCACCTTGACGGTGTCGCCCTTCTTGATCCGGAGGTTCGGCTTACCCATCACAGCACCTCCGGGGCGAGCGAGATGATCTTCATGAACTTCTTGTCGCGCAGCTCGCGGCCCACCGGGCCGAAGATGCGGGTACCACGGGGCTCGCCGTCGTTCTTGAGGATCACCGCGGCGTTCTCGTCGAACCGGATGTACGAGCCGTCGGGCCGGCGGCGCTCCTTGACGGTGCGCACGACGACCGCCTTGACGACGTCACCCTTCTTGACGTTGCCGCCGGGGATGGCGTCCTTGACGGTGGCGACAATGGTGTCGCCGATCCCGGCGTAGCGACGACCGGAACCGCCGAGAACCCGGATGCAAAGGATCTCCTTGGCACCGGTGTTGTCGGCGACCTTGAGTCGCGACTCCTGCTGAATCATCGATTTCTCCTGATTGTCGTGCCGGTTCTCGCCCCGTCACGCGGGACGAGCCTGGCCGAACTGGTGAATTACTTGGCGCGCTCGAGGATCTCGACGACGCGCCAGCGCTTGGTCGCCGACAGCGGGCGGGTCTCCATGATCAGGACCCGGTCGCCGACACGTGAGTCGTTCTGCTCGTCGTGCGCCTTCAGGCGGGTGTTGCGCCGCATGACCTTGCCGTACAGAGCGTGCTTGACACGGTCCTCGACGGACACGACCACGGTCTTGTCCATCTTGTCGCTGACGACGAGTCCCTCACGGGTCTTGCGCGAGTTGCGCAGAGGCGTCTGCTCAGAGTGCTCGCTCATCAGTTCTCCTCCTCAGAACCCGGGGCGGTCCGGATGCCGAGCTCACGCTCGCGCACCACGGTGTAGATCCGGGCGATGTCCTTCTTGACCGTGCGGAGCCGCCCGTGGCTCTCCAGCTGGCCGGTGGCCGCCTGGAACCGCAGGTTGAACAGCTCCTCCTTGGCCTCGCGGAGCTTGGCCTCGAGGTCGATGTCGTTGAGCTCGTCCAGCTCAAACGCGCGCGTGGCGTTCGCCATCAGAACTCACCAGCCTCTCGCGTGATGAAACGGCACTTCATGGGCAGCTTGTGGATCGCCCGGCGCATCGCCTCGCGGGCGACGTCCTCCGAGACTCCCGACAGCTCGAACATGACTCGGCCGGGCTTGACGTTGGCGACCCACCACTCGGGCGAACCCTTACCGGAACCCATCCGGGTCTCGGCAGGCTTCTTGGTCAGCGGGCGGTCCGGGTAGATGTTGATCCACACCTTTCCACCTCGCTTGATGTGGCGGGTCATGGCGATACGAGCGGACTCGATCTGGCGGTTGGTCACGTAGTGACCCTCGACCGCCTGGATACCGAAGTCACCGAACGCCAGCGAGGTACCGCCCTTCGCAGCACCCCGACGCTTCGGGCTGTGCTGCTTGCGGTGCTTGACGCGACGCGGCATCAACATGACTCAGGACTCCGTTCCGGTGGTCGGCTCGGCGGCGCCGGCCTCGGCGGCCGCGGGGGCGGACGCCGGAGCCTCACGGTCCGAGCGGCTCGGGCGGTCCCCACGCGACCCACGGGTCGGGCGGTCACCACGGTTGGGGCGGCCACCGCGACCGGGGACACCGGCGCGGGCTGCGGCCTGGGCCTGACGCTCGGCACGGGTGCCGGCGACCTCGCCCTTGTAGATCCACACCTTCACGCCGATGCGGCCGAAGGTGGTGCGGGCCTCGTAGAAGCCGTAGTCGATGTCCGCGCGCAGCGTGTGCAGCGGGACCCGACCCTCGCGGTAGAACTCGGTCCGCGACATCTCGGCGCCGTTGAGGCGGCCCGAGCACTGGACCCGGACACCCTTGGCGCCCGACCGCATGGCCGTCTGCATCGCCTTGCGCATCGCACGGCGGAACTGCACCCGGCCGGCGAGCTGCTCGGCGACACCCTGGGCGACCAGCTGAGCGTCGGTCTCGGGGTTCTTGACCTCGAGGATGTTCAGCTGGACCTGCTTGCCGGTGAGCTTCTCCAGCTCGCCACGGATCCGGTCGGCCTCGGCGCCGCGGCGACCGATGACGATGCCCGGGCGGGCGGTGTGGATGTCGACGCGGACCCGGTCCCGGGTGCGCTCGATCTCCACCTTGGAGATGCCGGCCCGCTCCATGCCCTTGGAGAGCAGCTTGCGGATCGCGACGTCCTCACCGACGTAGGACTTGTACAGCTTGTCGGCGTACCAACGCGACTTGTGGTCGGTGGAGATGCCCAGACGGAAGCCGTTCGGGTTGATCTTCTGACCCATTACTTCGTGCTCCCCTTCTTGACGACGTCCGCCGGCTGCACCGCGAGGGTGATGTGGCTGGTCCGCTTGTTGATCCGGGTGGCGCGACCCTGGGCGCGGGGGCGCCAGCGCTTCATGGTCGGGCCCTCGTCGACCCGGCCGACCGAGACGATCAGGTCGTCGCTGGACAGACCCTCGGTGGTCTCGGCGTTGGCGACGGCGCTCTCCAGGACCTTGTAGACGGTCTTGGCAGCGGCCTGCGGCATGAACTGCAGGCTGGTCAGCGCCTCGTCCACGGGCAGCCCGCGGACCAGGTCGACGACGCGGCGCGCCTTCATCGGGGTGATCCGCACGAACCGCGCGCTGGCGAACGCGCCCGGCTGGTCGCCGAGCAGCGACTCGCGCCGCGCGCTGGTGCGGTGACGCTCAGTGGTGCTCATCGACGGCGTCCCTTCCGGTCTTCCTTGACGTGTCCGCGGTAGGTGCGGGTCGGGGCGAACTCGCCCAGCTTGTGGCCGACCATCGAGTCAGAGATGAAGACCGGCACGTGCTTGCGACCGTCGTGCACCGCGATGGTGTGACCGATCATCGCCGGCACGATCATCGAGCGGCGCGACCAGGTCTTGATGACGTTGTGGGAACCCTTGTCGTTCTCCGCGTCCACCTTCTTCATCAGGTGGTCGTCGACGAAGGGACCCTTCTTCAGGCTGCGAGGCATGTCAGTTACTTCCTACCCTTGCCGGACTTGCGACGACGGATGATCTGGGAGTCGGAGGCCTTGCGCTTGCGCGTGCGGCCCTCGGGCTTGCCCCACGGCGAGACCGGGTGGCGACCACCGGAGGTCTTGCCCTCACCACCGCCGTGCGGGTGGTCGACCGGGTTCATGACGACACCGCGGACGGTCGGGCGCTTGCCCTTCCAACGCATCCGGCCGGCCTTGCCCCAGTTGATGTTGGACTGCTCGGCGTTGCCCACCTCGCCGACCGTGGCGCGGCAGCGCACGTCGACGTACCGCATCTCGCCCGAGGGCAGACGCAGCGTGGCGCGGGAGCCCTCGCGGGCGACCAGCTGGGCGCTGTTGCCGGCCGAGCGGGCCAGCTTGGCGCCGCCGCCGGGACGGAGCTCCACGCAGTGGATGGTGGTACCGACCGGGATGTTGCGCAGCGGCAGGTTGTTGCCCGGCTTGATGTCGGCACCGACGCCGGCCTCGACCCGCATGCCCTGCTTCAGGTCCTTCGGCGCCACGATGTAGCGCTTCTCGCCGTCGGCGTAGTGCAGCAGCGCGATGCGCGCGGTGCGGTTCGGGTCGTACTCGATGTGCGCGACCTTCGCCGGCACGCCGTCCTTGTCGTAGCGACGGAAGTCGATGATCCGGTAGGCGCGCTTGTGCCCGCCGCCCTGGTGCCGGGTGGTGATCCGGCCCTGGTTGTTCCGGCCGCCCTTCTTGGGCAGCGGACGGGTCAGCGACTTCTCCGGCGTGGTCCGGGTGATCTCGACGAAGTCGGCCACCGAGGAGCCACGACGGCCCGGGGTGGTCGGCTTGTACTTACGGATAGCCATATGTCTTCAGTCCTTCACTCGCCCGGTCAGGAGACCGGACCTCCGAAGATGTCGATGCGGTCGCCCTCGGCCAGGCTCACGATCGCGCGCTTGGTGTCCTTGCGCTTGCCGATGCCGTAGCGGGTCCGGCGGGTCTTGCCCGGACGGTTGAGGGTGTTGACCGAGGTGACCTTGACGTTGAACACCTTCTCGACCGCGATCTTGATCTCGGTCTTGTTGGCGTCGGGGTGCACCAGGAAGGTGTACTTGTTCGCGTCGAGCAGGCCGTAACTCTTCTCGGAGACGACCGGCGCGATCAGGATGTCGCGGTGGTCCTTGTGGAGCGTGCTCACTTGTCGGCCTCCTTGGCGGGCTTGGCGCCGGCGACGAACGCGTCGTACGCGGCCTTGGAGAAGACCACGTCGTCGCTGGCCAGCACGTCGTAGGTGTTGACCTGGTCGACGGCCACGAGGTGCACCTCGGGGGCGTTGCGCAGCGACAGCCAGGTGACGGTGTCGGTGCGCTCGAGCACCACGAGGAACTTGCGGCGGTCGCTCAGCTCGAACAGGGCCGACAGCGCGGACTTGGTCGAGGGGACCTCGCCCGAGACCAGCGCCTCGACCACGTGGATCCGGTCGTTCGCGGCCCGGTCGGAGAGGGCACCGCGCAGGGCGGCGGCCTTCATCTTCTTGGGCGTGCGCTGGCTGTAGTCACGCGGCTGCGGGCCGTGGACGGCGCCACCGCCGGCGAACTGCGGCGCGCGGGTCGAGCCCTGACGGGCGCGGCCGGTGCCCTTCTGCTTGTAGGGCTTGCGGCCACCGCCGCGGACCTCGCCGCGGGTCTTGGTGGCGTGCGTGCCCTGGCGGGCCGCGGCCTGCTGGGCGACGACCACCTGGTGGATCAGCGGGATGTTGGGCTCGACGCCGAAGATCTCGGCGGGGAACTCAACGGAAACGGTCTTGGCCATCTCGATCAGCCCTTCTTCGCAGCCGTGCGGAGGACCACGAGACCGCCCTTGGGGCCGGGAACGGCGCCCTTGAGCAGGATCAGGCCCTTCTCCACGTCGACCGCGTGCACGGTGACGTTCTGGGTGGTGACGGTGTCGGTACCCATGCGACCGGCCATCCGCAGGCCCTTGAACACGCGGCCCGGGGTGGCGCAGGCGCCGATCGAGCCGGGCTTGCGGTGGTTGCGGTGGGCACCGTGGGAGGCGCCGACGCCGGAGAAGCCGTGACGCTTCATCACACCGGCGAAGCCCTTGCCCTTGCTCGTGCCGGTCACGTCGATGGCCTGGCCGGCCTCGAACGTGTCGACGCCGATCTCCTGGCCGATCGCGTACTCCGCGGCGTCCGCGGTGCGGATCTCGACCACGTGGCGGCGCGGGGTGGTCCCGGCCTTCGCGAAGTGGCCCGCCTGCGGCTTGTTGATCTTGCGACCCTCGATCTCGCCGAAACCGACCTGGATGGCGTTGTAGCCGTCCGCCTCGGGCTTGCGCACCTGAGTGATCACGTTGGTGGACGCTGCGACGACGGTCACCGGGATGATCCGGTTGTTCTCGTCCCACAGCTGGGTCATGCCGAGCTTGGTGCCCAGCAGACCCTTGACGTTGCGTTCGAAAGTGGCGGTCATCGCAGATACCTCAGAGCTTGATCTCGATGTCGACACCGGCGGGCAGGTCGAGGCGCATCAGCGAGTCGACCGTCTTCGGCGTGGGGTCGATGATGTCGATGAGTCGCTTGTGCGTGCGCATCTCGAAGTGCTCGCGCGAGTCCTTGTACTTGTGCGGCGAACGGATGACACAGAAGACGTTCTTCTCGGTCGGCAGCGGCACCGGGCCGGCGACCTTGGCACCCGTGCGGGTGACGGTGTCCACGATCTTGCGCGCCGAGGTGTCGATCACCTCGTGGTCATAGGCCTTGAGCCTGATGCGGATCTTCTGTCCCGCCATAGGTCTCTCTCGTCCTTACTCGTCGTAACCGGGTCTGCCGTGTCCGACCCCCGAGGTCGGGCGTGTCGCGTTGTGCAACGCGCACGACCGAACCGGTCGTGGGTGGAACTGGTGTGTTGTGGGCCGCCCGACACCTGCCCCTGGCGGAGCTGGGCGTCGGACTGATCGGGTCTCCCCCGAGCGTCTCCCCCGACCGCTGCGAGCAACGGACGAGGATCTCCCTCGGGGACGGGGTGTGACACACGTCGACCACCGAGGAGGCTCACCGCGGCGCGCTGTGCGATGTCGCAAAGTGCGAGCCGCGCGGGAGACACGATTCAGTAGTCAAGGTGTGGCGCACCCCGGCGACCCGCCGGAGCAACCTGACTATCTTGGCAGAGATCCGCAGGTGGTCCAAATCGGAAAGCACCCCGGGCCCGGACCCGCTCCCGCCGGGCTCTTGGGCAAGGTGCGGGATGCAAGGATGACGCCGTCCGCGCCCGCTCCGCGAGAAGGAAGCCCGATGAGTCCGACGTCCTTCCCGCCGCCGGGTGCGCCACCGCCCGAGGACGACGGACCGACGCCGCAGCCGACGTACATCCCACCGCCCGGCATCGCGCCGCCCGGCCACCCGGTGCCACCGGGCCTACCGACGGCGCCTCCCGCGCCCGGCATGCTCGGTGCCGCGCACCGCCCCGGAGCGGTGCCGTTGCGCCCGCTGACCCTCGGCTCGATGTACGACGGCGCCTTCCGGATCATCCGCTACAACCCGAAGGCCACCGTCGGTGCCGCCGCCCTCGTCACCGCGATCGGCATGTCGGTCCCGATCGTGCTCAGCCTGTTGTTCACGCTCACGCTCGGCACCGGCCTGGACGCCGGCGGCAGCCCCGAGGACGACCTGAGCGCCGGCGAGGCGATCGGCCTGCTCGGATCGGTCGGCGCGCTCCTGCTCGGCCTCTACGCCACCCAGCTCGGGCTGATCTTCGTGACCGGGATGGTCGCCCACGTCACCCGGGCAGCGGCCCTGGGCCGCCGGATGAGCCTGGGCGAGGCCTGGGCGGCGACCCACGGCAAGCGCTGGCGCCTGATCGGGCTGAGCCTGCTGGTCGGACTCGGCGGCCTGCTGCTGATCAGCCTGCTGGTCGTCCCGGTGGTCCTGGTCGCCGTGCTCACCGGCGAGGTGCTCGCCACCGTCGGACTCGCCGTGGTCGTCGGGGTGGCGATGGTCTGCCTCTTCGGCTGGCTGTGGATCAAGCTCACCTACCTGACCAGCGCGATCCTGATGCTGGAGGACGGCGGCGTCTTCCGAGCGCTGGGTCGCAGCTGGCGGATCACCGGGCGCCACTACTGGCGCACGCTGGGGATCGCACTGCTCACGATGCTGATCACCAGCATCGCGGCCGGCATCCTGACCACCCCGATCAGCCTGGCCGGCCAGATCGGCACGGTGCTCGCCCCGGAGTACGTCTTCGTGATCCTGGCAGCCACCCAGGCACTGGCCAGCGTCATCCAGAACGCCTTCGTCACCCCGTTCGCCGGCGCGGTGAGCTCGCTGCAGTACCTGGATCTGCGCATCCGCAAGGAGGGGTACGACGTCGAGCTGATGCGGCAGGCAGGCCTGCTGCCCCGATGAGTCCCGCCCTCACCGCGCTGGTCGCGACCGAACCGCCGCTGGACCCCAGCGGCGAGGAGGCGCGACGCCGGCTGACCGAGGAGCTGGCCGACCCCCGGTACGTCGACCGCGGCATCGTCGAGCGGCTGCTGGACTGGATCGGCCGGACGATCGACCGCGGGATCGGGGCCGCCGAGGGATGGCCCGCGCTGACCACCTTCGCCGCGATCCTGGTGGTGCTGCTGCTGGTGCTGGGCACCGCCTGGCTGCTCTCCCGGGCCCGCGGCGGCCGGGCGGGCGGCCGCCGCTCGCCCGGACCTGCACTGACCGGGGAGGCGGTGGACGCCGCCACCCTCCGGGGCCGGGCCGAGGCGGCGCTGGCCTCCGGCGACG from Nocardioides sambongensis includes:
- a CDS encoding DUF4129 domain-containing protein, encoding MSPALTALVATEPPLDPSGEEARRRLTEELADPRYVDRGIVERLLDWIGRTIDRGIGAAEGWPALTTFAAILVVLLLVLGTAWLLSRARGGRAGGRRSPGPALTGEAVDAATLRGRAEAALASGDARTAVVEGFRALALRQVESGTIEGAPQATAHELGHAIAVARPDRATELAAAADGFDAVHYGDHPASAEAARRVLDLDDTLAGARR
- the rplD gene encoding 50S ribosomal protein L4; protein product: MAKTVSVEFPAEIFGVEPNIPLIHQVVVAQQAAARQGTHATKTRGEVRGGGRKPYKQKGTGRARQGSTRAPQFAGGGAVHGPQPRDYSQRTPKKMKAAALRGALSDRAANDRIHVVEALVSGEVPSTKSALSALFELSDRRKFLVVLERTDTVTWLSLRNAPEVHLVAVDQVNTYDVLASDDVVFSKAAYDAFVAGAKPAKEADK
- the rplB gene encoding 50S ribosomal protein L2, yielding MAIRKYKPTTPGRRGSSVADFVEITRTTPEKSLTRPLPKKGGRNNQGRITTRHQGGGHKRAYRIIDFRRYDKDGVPAKVAHIEYDPNRTARIALLHYADGEKRYIVAPKDLKQGMRVEAGVGADIKPGNNLPLRNIPVGTTIHCVELRPGGGAKLARSAGNSAQLVAREGSRATLRLPSGEMRYVDVRCRATVGEVGNAEQSNINWGKAGRMRWKGKRPTVRGVVMNPVDHPHGGGEGKTSGGRHPVSPWGKPEGRTRKRKASDSQIIRRRKSGKGRK
- the rpsS gene encoding 30S ribosomal protein S19; the encoded protein is MPRSLKKGPFVDDHLMKKVDAENDKGSHNVIKTWSRRSMIVPAMIGHTIAVHDGRKHVPVFISDSMVGHKLGEFAPTRTYRGHVKEDRKGRRR
- the rplW gene encoding 50S ribosomal protein L23 — translated: MSTLHKDHRDILIAPVVSEKSYGLLDANKYTFLVHPDANKTEIKIAVEKVFNVKVTSVNTLNRPGKTRRTRYGIGKRKDTKRAIVSLAEGDRIDIFGGPVS
- the rplC gene encoding 50S ribosomal protein L3, translating into MTATFERNVKGLLGTKLGMTQLWDENNRIIPVTVVAASTNVITQVRKPEADGYNAIQVGFGEIEGRKINKPQAGHFAKAGTTPRRHVVEIRTADAAEYAIGQEIGVDTFEAGQAIDVTGTSKGKGFAGVMKRHGFSGVGASHGAHRNHRKPGSIGACATPGRVFKGLRMAGRMGTDTVTTQNVTVHAVDVEKGLILLKGAVPGPKGGLVVLRTAAKKG
- the rplV gene encoding 50S ribosomal protein L22, which produces MSTTERHRTSARRESLLGDQPGAFASARFVRITPMKARRVVDLVRGLPVDEALTSLQFMPQAAAKTVYKVLESAVANAETTEGLSSDDLIVSVGRVDEGPTMKRWRPRAQGRATRINKRTSHITLAVQPADVVKKGSTK
- the rpsJ gene encoding 30S ribosomal protein S10; this encodes MAGQKIRIRLKAYDHEVIDTSARKIVDTVTRTGAKVAGPVPLPTEKNVFCVIRSPHKYKDSREHFEMRTHKRLIDIIDPTPKTVDSLMRLDLPAGVDIEIKL